From the candidate division TA06 bacterium genome, one window contains:
- the pstC gene encoding phosphate ABC transporter permease subunit PstC, with protein sequence MPGTSEKIMQRLLMTVAFSALSALLLIAVFIISQGMPFIFRYGLGEFLFSSQWNPQAGKFGIFPMVISTLWVTLGAMAIGAPLGVAGAVFLTEFVPRPVMRIIKPAIELLAGIPSVVYGFIGVMVLAPLIRDHLGGPGLSLLAGSIILGIMILPTIISISIDSIMAVPKTYREGSLALGATVWQTVRMVTLPAARSGIAASIILAMGRAIGETMAVIMVTGNSVKIPHSALESVRSLTANIALEMGYATGLHRQALFATGVVLFVVIMILNFSASFVMRQRKVRR encoded by the coding sequence ATGCCTGGAACCAGCGAAAAAATAATGCAGCGACTGCTGATGACCGTGGCCTTTTCGGCCCTCTCGGCCCTGCTGTTGATCGCCGTTTTCATCATCAGCCAGGGGATGCCCTTCATTTTCCGGTACGGGTTAGGGGAATTTTTATTCTCGTCCCAGTGGAATCCCCAAGCCGGCAAATTCGGCATCTTTCCCATGGTGATCTCCACCCTGTGGGTCACCCTGGGAGCCATGGCCATCGGGGCCCCGCTGGGGGTGGCCGGGGCGGTGTTCTTAACCGAGTTCGTGCCCCGCCCGGTGATGCGGATAATTAAACCGGCCATCGAACTGCTGGCCGGGATCCCCTCGGTGGTCTACGGATTCATCGGGGTGATGGTACTGGCCCCGCTGATCCGGGACCATCTGGGAGGCCCGGGGCTTTCGCTGCTGGCCGGCTCCATTATCCTGGGCATAATGATCCTGCCCACCATCATCAGCATCTCCATCGACTCCATCATGGCGGTGCCCAAGACCTACCGCGAAGGCTCTTTGGCCTTGGGGGCCACGGTCTGGCAGACGGTGCGGATGGTGACCCTGCCGGCGGCCCGCTCCGGTATCGCGGCCAGCATCATCCTTGCCATGGGACGGGCCATCGGCGAAACCATGGCGGTGATCATGGTCACCGGGAATTCCGTCAAAATACCGCACTCGGCCCTGGAATCGGTGCGCAGCCTGACCGCCAACATCGCCCTGGAGATGGGCTATGCCACCGGGCTGCACCGCCAGGCACTGTTCGCCACCGGGGTGGTGCTGTTCGTGGTAATCATGATCCTGAACTTCAGCGCCAGTTTTGTGATGCGCCAGAGAAAGGTCCGCAGATGA
- the pstA gene encoding phosphate ABC transporter permease PstA has translation MKLDPKHTQQAAVAVLGSATLLTLTALVFIIVFVLEKGLPVLNWAFLTGAPQDMGRAGGIFPAIVGSVALTLLAVILAAPLGVGTAVYLTEYTRESRLTAVIRFGADCLAGIPSIIFGLFGFILFVTILQMGWSLLAGALTLALMILPTIIRTTEEAIKAVPLSYREVSYSLGATRWQTVRKVILPNALPGILTGIMLGVGRSLGETAAVIFTAGASLRIPASVFDSVRTMAVHFYLLAREGISVENAYGTAAALIIAVLSVNLLAYWMMNRMIAKRT, from the coding sequence ATGAAACTAGACCCCAAGCATACCCAGCAGGCGGCGGTGGCGGTGTTGGGCTCGGCCACCCTGCTGACCCTGACCGCCCTGGTCTTCATCATCGTCTTCGTGCTGGAGAAGGGCCTGCCGGTTTTAAACTGGGCCTTTCTAACCGGAGCGCCCCAGGATATGGGCCGGGCCGGGGGGATCTTCCCGGCCATTGTGGGTTCGGTGGCTTTGACCTTGCTGGCCGTGATACTGGCCGCGCCTTTGGGCGTGGGGACGGCAGTCTACCTGACCGAATACACCCGGGAATCCCGTTTGACGGCAGTGATCCGTTTTGGGGCCGACTGCTTGGCCGGCATCCCTTCCATCATCTTCGGGCTATTCGGGTTCATATTATTCGTGACCATCTTACAGATGGGCTGGTCGCTGCTGGCCGGGGCGCTGACCCTGGCCCTGATGATCCTGCCTACCATCATCCGCACCACCGAGGAGGCCATCAAGGCGGTGCCGCTCTCTTACCGCGAGGTCAGCTATTCGCTGGGCGCCACCCGCTGGCAGACGGTGCGCAAGGTGATCCTGCCCAACGCCCTGCCCGGCATACTCACTGGCATCATGCTGGGGGTGGGGCGGTCCTTGGGGGAGACCGCAGCCGTTATCTTCACCGCCGGGGCCTCCCTAAGGATCCCGGCCTCGGTCTTCGATTCGGTCCGAACCATGGCGGTGCACTTTTACCTGCTGGCCCGGGAGGGCATCTCGGTCGAGAACGCTTATGGAACGGCGGCGGCCCTGATTATCGCCGTGCTTTCGGTCAACCTGCTGGCCTACTGGATGATGAACCGGATGATAGCCAAAAGAACATAA